Proteins encoded together in one Cicer arietinum cultivar CDC Frontier isolate Library 1 chromosome 4, Cicar.CDCFrontier_v2.0, whole genome shotgun sequence window:
- the LOC101493410 gene encoding protein SUPPRESSOR OF GENE SILENCING 3 homolog isoform X1, with translation MVIIQNTKREQDENDKWLGMGNQVLLDYFSTYAAVKARHSYGPQGHRGMSVLIFEASASGYLEAERLHKHFAEEGTDKDTWFSNCRILFLPGGNRHLYGYLATKEDLEFFNRHCQGKSRLKYDMKSYQKMVVHQIRQMSEDSQQLIYLKNRVVKEKKHAKALEVSFGIEVAKGNG, from the exons ATGGTTATCATTCAGAATACAAAGCGTGAACAAGATGAAAATGATAAG TGGTTAGGTATGGGTAACCAAGTGCTTCTTGATTATTTTAGCACTTATGCGGCTGTGAAAGCACGACACTCATATGGCCCTCAAGGTCATCGAGGGATGAGTGTTTTAATATTTGAAGCCTCAGCTAGCGGTTATCTAGAGGCAGAACGTCTGCACAAGCATTTTGCAGAGGAAGGAACTGACAAAGATACTTGGTTTAGCAATTGCCGTATTTTATTTCTCCCTGGTGGCAATCGGCACCTTTATGGATACCTGGCTACTAAAGAAGACCTGGAGTTTTTCAATAGGCATTGCCAAG GCAAGTCAAGACTCAAATATGACATGAAATCATATCAGAAGATGGTGGTTCACCAAATTAGGCAAATGAGTGAGGACAGTCAGCAGCTGATCTATTTGAAGAACAGGGttgtaaaagaaaagaaacatgcAAAAGCCCTTGAAGTATCTTTTGGTATAGAAGTTGCGAAAGGCAATGGATGA
- the LOC101493410 gene encoding casein kinase 1-like protein HD16 isoform X3 yields the protein MITYIKARALSQLSPKSSKAIRPTSRLLRTIVSCYTPKISTHTQKRGGGLTTNKDKAVAVAPEEDANTPPLPVQLGGSPLYKVERKLCKNGFGQVFVGRERANAPGAIEVKVENRTWLNIDH from the exons ATGATAACTTACATCAAG GCTCGCGCTCTCTCTCAACTCTCCCCCAAATCTTCGAAGGCCATAAGACCAACCTCCAGACTCCTTCGTACCATCGTTTCCTG ttACACCCCTAAAATATCCACTCACACACAAAAAAGAGGTGGTGGATTGACTACTAATAAGGATAAGGCTGTTGCCGTTGCTCCTGAGGAAGATGCCAACACTCCACCGCTTCCT GTTCAACTAGGAGGATCGCCTCTTTATAAGGTAGAGAGGAAACTCTGTAAAAATGGATTTGGTCAGGTTTTTGTTGGTCGCGAGCGAGCGAATGCTCCTGGAGCTATTGAG GTGAAGGTGGAAAATAGGACATGGCTTAACATTGACCACTAA
- the LOC101493410 gene encoding uncharacterized protein isoform X2 has product MKSHISNLLSSQARALSQLSPKSSKAIRPTSRLLRTIVSCYTPKISTHTQKRGGGLTTNKDKAVAVAPEEDANTPPLPVQLGGSPLYKVERKLCKNGFGQVFVGRERANAPGAIEVKVENRTWLNIDH; this is encoded by the exons ATGAAATCACACATTTCAAATCTCCTTTCTTCCCAGGCTCGCGCTCTCTCTCAACTCTCCCCCAAATCTTCGAAGGCCATAAGACCAACCTCCAGACTCCTTCGTACCATCGTTTCCTG ttACACCCCTAAAATATCCACTCACACACAAAAAAGAGGTGGTGGATTGACTACTAATAAGGATAAGGCTGTTGCCGTTGCTCCTGAGGAAGATGCCAACACTCCACCGCTTCCT GTTCAACTAGGAGGATCGCCTCTTTATAAGGTAGAGAGGAAACTCTGTAAAAATGGATTTGGTCAGGTTTTTGTTGGTCGCGAGCGAGCGAATGCTCCTGGAGCTATTGAG GTGAAGGTGGAAAATAGGACATGGCTTAACATTGACCACTAA